Proteins co-encoded in one Megalops cyprinoides isolate fMegCyp1 chromosome 1, fMegCyp1.pri, whole genome shotgun sequence genomic window:
- the fam161a gene encoding protein FAM161A, with product MEKSHRTNVLVTSCLKTPVDPHTKVPLALYERQRALPYAPGQTDNRNYEKEMEYDSESESSDGEDPRRNGNPLLMKNCRVSGEHIDLREFYFSNEEYYKKLEELKRAHLRTMAELEGMYRKKMEIKGAALPDNETGNAEGMHRSQLESIPMAMSLRKAFSAQELNQTGASDMSDSSEEGMSENDAEVAKDLLLSPRAHIRNMWQGFTVGELTPRNRHPSWSSLKSQPAGHKGRGAADRERKEDQRGDGWRPGVTVPRPFRMTLREAEKKRRNVKSRSEVELENALLKKQLEELTECQKKFRASPVPAHVYLPLYEEMTARNEERRQLFRQCNQELLRAYQKPFSFIERERRKKEERAAQLQDLPSTEERRTFKAKPVPRSVYDSTVSEQIKEDQLYRAIKMQMRAQELLHSASMPRSMLAKRLSDKRRETAERTVETEADFRPKINGEVPDLDASYRRFKKRLQNKRDVKPVTVCEPFQLRTAQISSHRERVLADMEVQQASPRVTRWPYTASSSPYSSPLGSQEFLPAKITDAAKKRQEAVRKVLEQRKKEEEEEEKWRQRQKQRERKLQKVVTRRAQANDPHLALSQTSKTKLKQFRQQDLQRRKEYREEMREILERVKGRPLLLEQVTQRNAKQAAEKRYAEKLRGYGISEDFVSRKAPKQLQLEAPNDISSLYSEERHSGSAGPDDYADDYEECDDQESCGDEKEAEEDEHKSKRDTEEEEEEDKADQSDQEDDRGEAEDGCSEQEEQEGREEENEAKESPQSNRSSRSGQSTGSSGEGEDRGNEDENDKD from the exons ATGGAAAAGTCACATCGCACAAACGTGCTGGTGACCTCGTGTTTGAAAACGCCGGTAGATCCGCACACTAAAGTTCCATTGGCTCTGTATGAAAGGCAGAGAGCGCTTCCGTACGCGCCAGGACAGACGGATAACCGAAACTACGAGAAAGAG ATGGAGTATGACTCAGAATCAGAGAGCAGTGATGGGGAGGACCCGCGCAGGAATGGCAACCCGCTGCTGATGAAGAACTGCAGGGTGTCCGGGGAGCACATCGACCTCCGGGAGTTCTACTTTTCCAACGAGGAGTACTAcaagaagctggaggagctgaagcgCGCGCACCTGCGGACCATGGCGGAGCTGGAGGGGATGTACCGGAAGAAGATGGAGATCAAGGGCGCGGCACTTCCAGATAACGAGACCGGCAACGCAGAAGGGATGCACAG gtCACAGTTGGAGAGCATTCCGATGGCCATGAGCCTGCGTAAAGCCTTCTCTGCCCAGGAGCTGAACCAGACTGGGGCCTCTGACATGTCCGACAGCTCGGAGGAGGGCATGTCAGAGAATGATGCAGAGGTAGCGAAGGACCTGCTGCTTTCCCCAAGAGCGCACATCAGGAACATGTGGCAGGGCTTCACCGTGGGGGAGCTGACGCCCCGCAACCGACACCCGTCCTGGTCCTCGCTGAAGAGCCAGCCGGCGGGCCACAAGGGCAGAGGCGCGGCcgacagggagaggaaggaggaccAGAGGGGCGACGGCTGGAGGCCCGGGGTCACCGTGCCCAGGCCCTTCCGGATGACGCTGCGCGAGGCCGAGAAGAAGCGCAGGAACGTGAAGTCGCGCTCCgaggtggagctggagaacGCCCTGCTGaagaagcagctggaggagctgaccGAGTGCCAGAAGAAGTTCCGCGCCAGCCCCGTCCCCGCCCACGTCTACCTGCCCCTGTACGAGGAGATGACCGCGCGCAACGAGGAGCGGCGGCAGCTCTTCCGCCAGTGCAACCAGGAGCTCCTGCGCGCCTACCAGAAACCCTTCAGCTTCATAGAGAGGGAGCgcaggaagaaggaggagagagcggCCCAGCTCCAGGACCTGCCGTCcactgaggagaggaggacCTTCAAGGCCAAGCCGGTGCCCAGGTCCGTGTATGACTCCACCGTGAGTGAGCAGATCAAGGAGGACCAGCTGTACCGGGCCATCAAGATGCAGATGAGGGCCCAGGAGCTGCTCCACAGCGCCTCCATGCCCCGCAGCATGCTGGCCAAGCGTCTGAGCGACAAGAGGAGGGAAACCGCGGAGAGGACCGTGGAGACCGAGGCGGACTTCCGGCCCAAGATCAACGGGGAGGTCCCGGATTTGGACGCCAGCTACCGGAGGTTCAAGAAGCGCCTGCAGAACAAGCGGGACGTGAAGCCCGTGACCGTCTGCGAGCCGTTCCAGCTGAGGACCGCACAGATCTCCTCGCACCGCGAGCGGGTCCTGGCGGACATGGAGGTGCAGCAGGCGAGCCCCAGGGTGACACGCTGGCCGTACACTGCCAGCTCCAGTCCCTACTCCTCTCCCTTGGGCAGCCAGGAGTTTCTTCCCGCCAAAATCACTGATGCCGCTAAAAAGCGCCAAGAAGCTGTGAG GAAAGTACTCGAGCAGAGgaagaaggaagaggaagaggaggagaagtggagacagaggcagaagcagagggagaggaagctgCAGAAAGTGGTCACGAGGCGGGCTCAGGCCAATGACCCCCACCTGGCCCTTTCCCAAACCAGCAAGACCAAACTCAAGCAGTTCAG GCAGCAGGACCTCCAGCGCAGGAAGGAGTACCGGGAGGAGATGCGGGAGATTCTTGAGCGGGTGAAAGGGAGGCCACTGCTGCTGGAGCAGGTCACACAG AGGAACGCCAAACAGGCTGCAGAAAAGCGTTATGCTGAGAAGCTGCGAGGGTACGGAATAAGTGAAGACTTCGTCAGCAGAAAGGCGCCAAAGCAGCTCCAACTAGAGGCACCCAATGATATATCCTCCCTCTACAGTGAGGAGAGGCACAG TGGGTCTGCAGGCCCAGATGACTATGCAGACGATTACGAAGAGTGCGACGACCAGGAGTCGTGCGGGGACGagaaggaggcggaggaggacgAGCACAAGAGCAAAAGAGacacggaggaggaggaggaggaggacaaagCCGACCAGAGCGACCAGGAGGATGACCGTGGAGAAGCGGAAGATGGCTGCTCGGAACAAGAGgagcaggaagggagagaggaggagaacgAGGCCAAGGAGAGCCCTCAGAGTAACAGGAGCAGCCGAAGCGGGCAGAGCACTGGAAGCAGCGGCGAAGGAGAGGACAGGGGAAATGAGGATGAGAACGATAAAGACTAA
- the cct4 gene encoding T-complex protein 1 subunit delta: MPEAVAAPKAPGGRNKGGTYVDRDKPAQIRFSNISAGKAVADAIRTSLGPKGMDKMIQDGKGDVTITNDGATILKQMQVLHPAAKMLVELSKAQDIEAGDGTTSVVVIAGALLDACAKLLQKGIHPTIISESFQKAVDKGVEVLTSMSQPVQLSDRETLLNSATTSLCSKVVSQYSSLLAPMSVDAVMRVIDPATATSVDLRDIRIVKKLGGTIDDCELVDGLVLTQKVANSGTSRVEKAKIGLIQFCLSPPKTDMDNQIVVSDYAQMDRVLREERAYILNLVKQIKKAGCNVLLVQKSILRDALSDLALHFLNKMKIMVVKDIERDEIEFICKTLGTKPIAHIDQFTPEMLGTAELAEEVNLDGSGKLVKITGCASPGKTVSIVVRGSNKLVIEEAERSIHDALCVIRCLVKKRALIAGGGAPEIELALRLAEYARTLSGMEAYCVRGYADALEVVPSTLAENAGLNPISTVTELRNRHAQGEKTAGINVRKGGISNILEELVVQPLLVSISALTLSTETVRSILKIDDVVNTR; encoded by the exons ctgttgCAGATGCCATCAGAACCAGTCTGGGCCCCAAAGGCATGGACAAAATG aTCCAGGATGGGAAGGGTGACGTGACCATCACCAATGATGGAGCCACCATTCTCAAGCAGATGCAGGTTCTGCACCCGGCAGCCAAAATG CTGGTGGAGCTGTCCAAAGCTCAGGACATTGAGGCTGGTGATGGCACAACCTCTGTGGTGGTGATTGCCGGGGCGCTCCTTGATGCCTGCGCCAAACTGCTCCAGAAAG GTATCCACCCCACCATAATCTCTGAGTCCTTCCAGAAGGCAGTGGACAAGGGAGTGGAGGTGCTGACCAGCATGAGCCAGCCTGTGCAGCTCAGCGACAGGGAGACGCTGCTCAACAGCGCCACCACCTCGCTGTGCTCCAAGGTGGTGTCGCAGTACTCCAGCCTGCTGGCCCCCATGAGTGTGGATGCCGTGATGAGGGTCATCGACCCCGCCACCGCTACCAGTGTCGATCTGAGGGACATCAGGATCGTCAAGAAGCTCGG AGGGACCATTGATGACTGTGAACTGGTGGATGGGCTAGTGCTGACCCAGAAGGTGGCGAACTCTGGCACATCTCGCGTAGAGAAAGCCAAGATCGGGCTCATCCAGTTCTGCCTGTCACCCCCAAAGACTGAT ATGGACAACCAGATTGTGGTGTCGGACTATGCGCAGATGGACAGGGTTCTGCGTGAGGAGCGGGCCTACATCCTCAACCTGGTCAAACAGATTAAGAAGGCTGGCTGTAATGTGCTGCTGGTCCAGAAATCTATTCTCAG AGATGCTCTGAGTGATCTGGCCCTACATTTCCTGAACAAGATGAAGATCATGGTTGTCAAAGACATTGAGAGGGACGAGATTGAGTTCATCTGCAAG ACCCTTGGAACCAAGCCCATTGCACATATTGACCAGTTCACTCCAGAAATGCTGGGCACTGCAGAGCTGGCGGAGGAAGTGAACTTGGATGGATCTGGAAAGCTGGTCAAG ATCACTGGCTGTGCCAGCCCCGGGAAGACGGTCAGCATTGTGGTGCGTGGGTCCAACAAGCTGGTGATCGAGGAGGCAGAGCGCTCCATCCATGATGCCCTGTGTGTCATCCGCTGCCTGGTGAAGAAAAG AGCACTGATTGCAGGTGGTGGTGCCCCTGAGATTGAGCTGGCCCTGCGCCTTGCAGAATATGCAAGGACATTAAGCGGCATGGAGGCCTATTGCGTCAGGGGCTATGCTGACGCGTTGGAAGTTGTGCCCTCCACACTGGCTGAGAATGCTGGCCTCAACCCCATCTCCACGGTTACTGAGCTCCGAAACAGACACGCCCAGGGCGAGAAAACTGCCGGGATCAATGTCCGCAAG gGTGGCATTTCCAACAttctggaggagctggtggtgcAGCCACTGCTGGTTTCCATCAGTGCCCTGACACTCTCCACTGAGACGGTCCGGAGCATCCTCAAGATTGATGATGTG GTGAATACTCGGTAA